A single Phragmites australis chromosome 4, lpPhrAust1.1, whole genome shotgun sequence DNA region contains:
- the LOC133914983 gene encoding DNA polymerase II subunit B3-1-like isoform X1: MAGKEPTPVKPAAPPSASSSKSRPKQLSEAKVRPAPKSGKSFKEKKAAAKQKRSKPEPEEGAKRKKQQAYGDTATPSKERKKRDEPGTKPLKVATPTKNQQSPGKSVKPAPPAKKQQSSGKGDKPAPTPTKKQQSPSRAQKPAAAATTPTKKQQASGGAGKSTPTKRKRGDAEFQKEARSPNRASGDGDARAPTPVKKKRRDQKAAAIDKGACRFPMARVRQLMRAEDATIRASNEAVFLINKASELFLEKFAEDAYRNALKDRKKSIIYDNLSTAVCNQKGFKFLSDFVPQRVTAQDALKATALTQS, encoded by the exons ATGGCAGGGAAGGAGCCCACCCCAGTAAAGcccgccgcccctccctccgCCTCCAGCTCCAAGAGCCGACCTAAGCAGCTCTCGGAGGCCAAGGTCCGCCCGGCTCCGAAATCCGGCAAAAGCTTCAAGGAGAAGAAGGCGGCCGCGAAGCAGAAGCGCAGCAAGCCGGAGCCGGAAGAGGGCGCCAAGCGTAAGAAGCAACAGGCGTACGGCGACACGGCGACGCCCtcgaaggagaggaagaagcgcGACGAGCCGGGAACCAAGCCCCTGAAGGTAGCCACACCCACGAAGAATCAGCAGTCACCCGGCAAATCGGTGAAGCCGGCGCCGCCCGCGAAGAAGCAGCAGTCATCCGGCAAGGGCGATAAGCCTGCGCCCACGCCCACGAAGAAGCAGCAGTCACCCAGTAGAGCGCAGAAGCCCGCGGCGGCCGCGACCACGCCCACGAAGAAGCAGCAAGCGTCCGGCGGAGCGGGAAAGTCCACGCCCACCAAGAGGAAGCGCGGCGATGCGGAGTTCCAAAAGGAGGCTAGGAGCCCGAACCGAGCATCCGGCGATGGGGACGCGCGCGCACCCACGCCCGTGAAGAAGAAGCGGAGGGACCAGAAGGCAGCTGCGATCGACAAGGGCGCGTGCAGGTTCCCGATGGCGCGGGTGCGGCAGCTGATGCGGGCCGAGGACGCCACCATCCGCGCTTCCAACGAGGctgtcttcctcatcaacaagGCCTCC GAGTTATTCTTGGAGAAGTTTGCAGAGGATGCTTATCGCAATGCCCTGAAAGATCGTAAGAAGTCAATTATTTACGATAATCTTT CAACAGCTGTTTGCAACCAGAAAGGTTTCAAGTTTCTTTCAG ATTTTGTTCCGCAGAGAGTTACAGCCCAAGATGCTTTGAAGGCAACGGCTCTCACCCAGTCCTAG
- the LOC133914983 gene encoding DNA polymerase II subunit B3-1-like isoform X2: MAGKEPTPVKPAAPPSASSSKSRPKQLSEAKVRPAPKSGKSFKEKKAAAKQKRSKPEPEEGAKRKKQQAYGDTATPSKERKKRDEPGTKPLKVATPTKNQQSPGKSVKPAPPAKKQQSSGKGDKPAPTPTKKQQSPSRAQKPAAAATTPTKKQQASGGAGKSTPTKRKRGDAEFQKEARSPNRASGDGDARAPTPVKKKRRDQKAAAIDKGACRFPMARVRQLMRAEDATIRASNEAVFLINKASELFLEKFAEDAYRNALKDRKKSIIYDNLYFVPQRVTAQDALKATALTQS, encoded by the exons ATGGCAGGGAAGGAGCCCACCCCAGTAAAGcccgccgcccctccctccgCCTCCAGCTCCAAGAGCCGACCTAAGCAGCTCTCGGAGGCCAAGGTCCGCCCGGCTCCGAAATCCGGCAAAAGCTTCAAGGAGAAGAAGGCGGCCGCGAAGCAGAAGCGCAGCAAGCCGGAGCCGGAAGAGGGCGCCAAGCGTAAGAAGCAACAGGCGTACGGCGACACGGCGACGCCCtcgaaggagaggaagaagcgcGACGAGCCGGGAACCAAGCCCCTGAAGGTAGCCACACCCACGAAGAATCAGCAGTCACCCGGCAAATCGGTGAAGCCGGCGCCGCCCGCGAAGAAGCAGCAGTCATCCGGCAAGGGCGATAAGCCTGCGCCCACGCCCACGAAGAAGCAGCAGTCACCCAGTAGAGCGCAGAAGCCCGCGGCGGCCGCGACCACGCCCACGAAGAAGCAGCAAGCGTCCGGCGGAGCGGGAAAGTCCACGCCCACCAAGAGGAAGCGCGGCGATGCGGAGTTCCAAAAGGAGGCTAGGAGCCCGAACCGAGCATCCGGCGATGGGGACGCGCGCGCACCCACGCCCGTGAAGAAGAAGCGGAGGGACCAGAAGGCAGCTGCGATCGACAAGGGCGCGTGCAGGTTCCCGATGGCGCGGGTGCGGCAGCTGATGCGGGCCGAGGACGCCACCATCCGCGCTTCCAACGAGGctgtcttcctcatcaacaagGCCTCC GAGTTATTCTTGGAGAAGTTTGCAGAGGATGCTTATCGCAATGCCCTGAAAGATCGTAAGAAGTCAATTATTTACGATAATCTTT ATTTTGTTCCGCAGAGAGTTACAGCCCAAGATGCTTTGAAGGCAACGGCTCTCACCCAGTCCTAG
- the LOC133914984 gene encoding derlin-2.2-like — protein MAQAVEEWYRQMPIITRSYLTAAVVTTVGCTLEIISPYHLYLNPKLVVQHYEIWRLVTNFLYFRKMDLDFLFHMFFLARYCKLLEENSFRGRTADFFYMLLFGATVLTGIVLIGGMIPYISETFARILFLSNSLTFMMVYVWSKHNPFIHMSFLGLFTFTAAYLPWVLLGFSILVGSSTWVDLLGMIAGHVYYFLEDVYPRMTGRRPLKTPSFIKVLFADDNVVVAQPANAGIGAGARFGPDPPVQ, from the exons ATGGCGCAGGCGGTGGAGGAGTGGTACCGGCAGATGCCCATCATCACGCGCTCCTACctcaccgccgccgtcgtcacCACCGTCGGCTGCACCCTCGAG ATCATTTCGCCGTATCACCTGTACCTCAACCCGAAGCTGGTGGTGCAGCACTACGAGATCTGGCGCCTCGTCACCAACTTCCTCTACTTCCGCAAGATGG ATTTGGATTTTCTGTTCCACATGTTTTTTCTGGCGCGGTACTGCAAGCTTCTTGAGGAGAACTCATTCAGAGGAAGAACTGCCGACTTTTTCTACATGCTCTTGTTTGGTGCTACTGTCCTAACTGGCATTGTTCTAATTGGAGGGATGATACCTTACATTTCTGAGACATTTGCCAGAATTCTGTTCTTGAGCAATTCATTGACATTTATGATG GTTTATGTCTGGAGCAAGCACAATCCCTTCATCCATATGAGCTTTCTGGGCTTGTTCACCTTTACTGCTGCTTACTTACCTTGG GTTCTTTTGGGGTTCTCTATTCTTGTTGGAAGCAGCACATGGGTTGATCTTTTG GGTATGATTGCTGGACATGTGTACTACTTTCTGGAAGATGTGTACCCACGGATGACTGGCCGTCGTCCCCTCAAGACTCCGTCGTTCATCAAGGTGCTATTTGCCGATGACAATGTTGTGGTGGCACAGCCAGCCAATGCCGGGATTGGCGCGGGTGCAAGG
- the LOC133914983 gene encoding uncharacterized protein LOC133914983 isoform X3 produces MAGKEPTPVKPAAPPSASSSKSRPKQLSEAKVRPAPKSGKSFKEKKAAAKQKRSKPEPEEGAKRKKQQAYGDTATPSKERKKRDEPGTKPLKVATPTKNQQSPGKSVKPAPPAKKQQSSGKGDKPAPTPTKKQQSPSRAQKPAAAATTPTKKQQASGGAGKSTPTKRKRGDAEFQKEARSPNRASGDGDARAPTPVKKKRRDQKAAAIDKGACRFPMARVRQLMRAEDATIRASNEAVFLINKASQQLFATRKVSSFFQILFRRELQPKML; encoded by the exons ATGGCAGGGAAGGAGCCCACCCCAGTAAAGcccgccgcccctccctccgCCTCCAGCTCCAAGAGCCGACCTAAGCAGCTCTCGGAGGCCAAGGTCCGCCCGGCTCCGAAATCCGGCAAAAGCTTCAAGGAGAAGAAGGCGGCCGCGAAGCAGAAGCGCAGCAAGCCGGAGCCGGAAGAGGGCGCCAAGCGTAAGAAGCAACAGGCGTACGGCGACACGGCGACGCCCtcgaaggagaggaagaagcgcGACGAGCCGGGAACCAAGCCCCTGAAGGTAGCCACACCCACGAAGAATCAGCAGTCACCCGGCAAATCGGTGAAGCCGGCGCCGCCCGCGAAGAAGCAGCAGTCATCCGGCAAGGGCGATAAGCCTGCGCCCACGCCCACGAAGAAGCAGCAGTCACCCAGTAGAGCGCAGAAGCCCGCGGCGGCCGCGACCACGCCCACGAAGAAGCAGCAAGCGTCCGGCGGAGCGGGAAAGTCCACGCCCACCAAGAGGAAGCGCGGCGATGCGGAGTTCCAAAAGGAGGCTAGGAGCCCGAACCGAGCATCCGGCGATGGGGACGCGCGCGCACCCACGCCCGTGAAGAAGAAGCGGAGGGACCAGAAGGCAGCTGCGATCGACAAGGGCGCGTGCAGGTTCCCGATGGCGCGGGTGCGGCAGCTGATGCGGGCCGAGGACGCCACCATCCGCGCTTCCAACGAGGctgtcttcctcatcaacaagGCCTCC CAACAGCTGTTTGCAACCAGAAAGGTTTCAAGTTTCTTTCAG ATTTTGTTCCGCAGAGAGTTACAGCCCAAGATGCTTTGA